The genomic segment CCAAATATCCACTTCCACTAGGAAACACTTTCAGACAAATAAGATTCTTTTTATGTCCGAATGATACAAAGAAGAGAACAGCAATTATAATTATCCAGGCACATCACGAAATGGATCGGGATGAATCGACGTTGAGATGTTATATGTtggtaatttttaaataataagggaaaagaatatagttttttttaagcacaattgttttgtatgtatgtaagtaTTTTATTGATTACTCAGGGGCATTGTTCCGCGGATAATAGTTTAATGGAAACTAGTTTTGACGGCCAAAATATTAGCACGGGCATCTCACTGGCACCTCACGACATCTAATATTTGTGTTTTGTATTTCGCCATTGTCCAATTGCATTCAATAGtccgtataatttttttttttactgacatGACTGTGTTATATTTTGTTTGTAAAGGGATTGAAATACGTTCATCATCTTTGATATAAACTTTTGTTCACAGTTTTATCtttgtttataatttattgcgacacatttttttgttcataactaCGAATGGCAATGCGCCTTTATAACGTttgtacaaacacacacactttGGTGTCAATGCCCAAATTCACTTGCGGATTTttgatagaaaacaaaaacgatACTTACCACAATCAAAATGTTTCCAACCTCCTTTTTTGTGCTATTGGCCAAGGCATTGACGGCAAATGAATGTGGTGTTGATACACGGCAGGCTGATAGGATAGAAGCGGGCACACAGCCATATATGTATAGATGATACTGCAATGCGATTTCACCCTCGGTCACGAGATGGGGAAAGAGAATTGTACCTGGAAGGGAAAATGGAAGACGACAATTAGTAACCAGCATATATTTTTAGTTGGTATCCCAATAAGGCTTGTGCTACGAGACGATGCTATTACATGCTTATGAGCTGGAGCAATTTGGTTCAGTAATTCTATTTTTGGCAATTCGTATCGTTACACTAGCCACAGCACAAACTCCGTGCAGTGGACAAGTGACCCGAAATCATCTTACCTTTTGCCAGACAGCGCAACATATTCGGCACCAAAATTTTAGAGGTTTCACTCCAAGATGTAACGCATGTGTCCACGACAGCCGGTTGGCAGACGGGTTTTTGTCCAGGCATACCAATCCACGGTTGGGTTCCGAGGGGAAAAGATTTTGTGTGTATCGTCCCGAATACCTGAGGGCGGAAAAGGAAAATATTAGAATAATGTCAGGGACGGGATTTACTGATATATTTATTACCtctttaatttgttttagaGCTGACTGTGTTGTTTTTGGTTCAACAATCATGTAGTGCAAAGTGTTATCTCGCCAGTGTGAATGGCGGCGTCGAGAgtttttcacacacacacacgcacgatTAGAGACATCGTCATTTATTAGAATGTAAGTTTTTTTATGGTTTACCCAAATGAATGAAACAGGAAAATACAGCTATGCATGTACACGTATGAAAAGCACGCTGGTGGTGATTGCATGTGTGTGTGGAGTTTATGTGAATGAAGCAGCAACCCTCTTACTACAAGCGGCTAGTAGGGACGCCAAAGCCAGAAATTTTTGGCAATGTTTCCTGGGAGTAAGATGAACGGCCAGATTATTGGAATGTTTTGGGAGTAATTAATTAGATGCTTACTTTTTCGTCTTTTTGTCGCTTTAGGGCTCATTGGCTAGACTCACGGGTGATCACAGCCGCATGTTTCCCGGACCATGTACCGTTTTCCATtctctttcatattttttatatatgccGCCCGCGGGTTGCCTTTCCAAACACGCACATCACCATCCCCGCCGTATTCCTTGGGAATGGTGAAGTTTTGTTGCGTGGAGTTTCAGTTTTATTTGATGGatgattatttgattttatggtAATGGCCGGCGATGACCCTCCGCGTACGATGTACGCTGTAGCCGGTAGAGGAAAAATGTGGCGGAAACGCTACATGGTGCCAAGGCGATTAGCGAAAGTGCTGCCACAGTGAAATTTCTATAGAGTGCGATTAGTGGGGTGGTAACGTAGCCAGGGGTACAACTCTGTGCTGGTTTCTGGGGTCAACTGAGAAGGCAAAAGGAAACTTAATAAATGCAGGGAAATAGAGGAAAATTTGTAAGGCGGGAAAAGTCTGCGATTTTCCACGGCTTATAAAAGGGGCTGAACGCCGCGACGCTTTCAGATTCCAAAGTGTAGTTGGCGGAGTTTTGCTTTTCAAGTGCGAacggaaaaaaaattgtgatatcCGAAATAAAAAGGCCTGATAGTATCAAGAAGTTCGAAAcgtgttatttatttatttatttgtaaagaCTTCAGAGTCTGGTTTGtggtgacaattttttttatgtgtgGGCGGTTGCCAAATACGTGAGTAATGGAATTTCAGtgatgtggctttgtggattgTAACCGTTGTGTgggttccttttttgtttttttttatcctctTAAAGGAAATCCCCCGTCAAGAACACTACAACCATCCAGGCCTCCTCAGCATTACTGACGAGAGAGGCCAATCCAATTCAGGAGGAATCCTGGCATATTTTCGTGGTGGAGTCAACTTTCACTAGGGCTTTGGAGAAAAGGCCCTGAAGGCATCCTACAAATAAGGAAAGAGATAAAGTTTATTGGACACTGTGAATTGGCCAGGTAATCCCTTATATTGGGAATTCCAGAATTTATTTTGAAGAGATGATTTGACGCTCAGACGTCCATATCAATGTGCCAACAGCCCGGCTGCCAAtctgaaaagaaaagaataaaagaaagttTAATGAGAAAATGTTAAACAGAAAGTAAATTATAGAAAAGCCAAAAAAGTAgtctaatttaaaaaaaaaggaaaaagaaagaaaattacaaaaaaagtataaaattattaagaaattcataaaaaagaaaaaaagataaaaacaagtctaaaaaatcgccaaaaaaataaattaggtTAAGTTGTGTTGTTGTAGTCGTTTATTATGTGTGTTTAAgtgtcttttttttattatatgtaGTTATGTTACCTTTTATTCattgattatttatttatttttttttgttcattttttttttttgggttttttttatataatatgtTCATGTGAGGGACATTAACTCCAGTTAGGAAATTTAAAAGTTTGAGTGTAGGGTTACCCGAAATTACGCATGGGATAAAGTGTGATTTCCCATTTTTGTGTTGTGGACGCATTAGAATGTCCAAAAGAGACCCCCTAACAGAGCTCTATTAGGCAGGTAGTGATAGTGTTTTAACGTATTGGCCAGAATTTGGCATTATTGTTTTGTATTTCCGTTCGTGATTGAGGGTGATCTGAGTAATTGACTCAAGAAAAATACAAGTCTGGGTTAGTGTTTCAATTTCCGTTTTGTTATGTTTCCATGTTAGGATTAAGATTCGAATTATGATTGTGTCAATAAATGTTACTTTTAATGTTTGATTATTATAACGTAATCATgatgttttaatttgttttgagAGAGGGAAGTAGGTGCAAATAGTCATGAGGTGAGTGTTTATGGAATTTGGGGCCCTTCTAACGTTTTCATTTATGCTTAGGATCTAAGGGTCAAGGTTGGGTGGGCAAGTGTGGGAGTAACTCCACCAAACTCCCTTGTTTAAGGTGTACCCCGTGTTTGTTAtcgttttattttgtattaagtccttcatttgtttattgttcgtcCCCTAGGGCTACTGGTGGATGGGTTGGGACCGCCCAGAGCATGGCCCCGACTGAGCTAGTTGGAACCCCACCGTAGCGCCACAGTAGGCGGCTCGTAACATGCTATATACCTAAAATATAtagatactagctgacccgggcccgctccgctgcgccttcttttactttatgtggaacaaaagtttccttggaacatttattttcggcaattaaagatcttttagtgaaataccacgctacgaaaatagtatatcgcttgactaacagtttaacaatataagtgcctttatctgaatcccatatgatctatattggtctacgaatttaagtttggatgtaaggtgtactccattcttaaaatacttaatttcagctcgatattctcatgatgtctgattaagtggtgttttcggcggtgaggtggtcccccagatacttggccctgaaaaaatttcagcatcgtgctcttctctcaaatacaatttattgaaaccccatattgccattggcttaagaggagtttacaggataaggcgtttctaattctcaaatacctttcatttgagcaacatattggaatggtcgaaatttctttttcctttgcgggtgttttgggaaaggggtgatgccctacatacatggtcctacatttggatatcaaattcgtattctactcccaaatacctttatttgagccccatattgcgatgatcactaaaaaatagctgtttgtggggtattttggtaaaggggtagacctccagaaaattggttccgaaaataggtatcaatacttgctctaccccccaatacctttcgtttaagccccatattgtcatggtcggtaaatatgcccgattaaggggtgttttggggagtggtcccccaaattctaagccctgaaaatatatcagcaacgtgctctattctcatatatctatatatcatttatttgaactccatattgtctttgccctcgaaattggatatcaaattcgttttctaatctcattgcaaaattcagcaaatatgtccggtttggggtattggccctaaaaatgaatatttagttccactctctttaagacccaaattgtcttggttagcaaatacgtcctatttgggggttgttatggtggtgggacgtgcgCTAGACagttgttgatatcagatacatggtctactcccacatacctttaatttgagcccaatatctccatagtcggcaaacatgtccgacttgaggggtgttttgggggatgggcggccactcagtgagttggccttgaaaatatatatcggattcgtgttctactttaaaaaccctcttatttgagtctcatattgcaatagtcagaaaatactaaatactaatagtcagaaaatactatttgggtggtgttgtgggggtgggtggccccattgacacttgtccagaataatgatatcaaaatcgtgctttactcctaaagacctttcatttgagcctcatattgctatggtcgtaaatttgtcccctttggggatgtttttggtgagaggcgttggcccatatttggatattagattcgtattctgcattcaaataccttttatttaagccccatattcccatggtcagtaaataagtcctgtttgggtggtgttttgggaaaggggtggacccccggaaacgtggtcccacatttggatatcagattcgtattctactcgcagatacctttcatttgagtcccatattgccatagtcggtaaatatgtccgatttaggggttttttttgggggttggggtggtccccctagcacttggtccgacaattggatatcagatacgttttcttttcctaaatacctttcttttgagtcccatattgtcgtgattggtctaaatatatgtttggtaggtttacgggtggggcagcccccctaggtaccccatccgaaatttggataccaatttttttatttttagggtactatatgagagcacaccttaatcgcactacccatgtccgagatctggcgtttctgaaaattagggtaagggggagggtccgcacccccctccagatatcaaaaaaagtattaGTACCCTATAGTAAGTATTAGTAGTACCCTATTTGTACCACGGGGTCACTTGCACCATCTgtataaatttcaagaaaatcggttcagccgtgtctgagtctaaaaggaacacacaaagatacaaacaaacaaacctacaaacaaacacaaattgttttttatatataagatataaacATACAAAACAATTAAGTAGTTTATTTATCTAATACGACAGTTGATTCCTTAACTAATAATGTTAGCTTCTCAGCGTCTAGTGTCTGCATATTTCCATCAATGTAAGTGATtttcgcaaatcatggtccttttccGTTTTCGTcgatcgtcaacgttggggagtccgtttttactattcttatgtttctcatagttttcctgGGGCGGGTTATTGGCCCAGCGCCACAACCGCATGGATTTGGGTGATTGCACATGAATCCCTCGTTGGGGCGAGCCGCTTGGCCCAAAATGCGACGCTCACCTCCAGGCGCTCTTAATCTGGAAACATacactgatgttggccattgtttatttgcgtcaattaaagcgggcGTGACTaaatagacatgagctttaacacagccccacaaaaaaaagtctaaatgcgttacatcgcacgatctaggcggccaactgatcggtcccgaacgtgaattAAAATgctcaccgaactcgcctcttaataagtccattgttacgcgtgctgtgtggcttgtggcaccaTCTAGTTGAAACTACATGTCATGCTATTCaagctcttgaattttgggcaaaaaaacgtTGGATATCATCACACGATAGCTTTCAtcattcatagttacgttacgattcggtTCATCGTTgagaaagtacggtccaatgatgccgacagtccataaaccgcaccaaactgtaacaTTTTCTGGATGCTTTGGAAGCTCTTGTaacgcttctggctgatcttcacttcaaaatcgaaaattctgcttatttacgtacccattgagccaaaaaatgagcttcgtcgctgaacgcACACACACGATTAACTTCCTGAACAGAACACTCATTTTGatagtaaaattcaataatttgcaagcgttgttcgtttgtaagacgattcatggttaaataatAGGCCAAACtggagatgtttgacagtgaaacaaaacacgaaacgtgcgtaagcTTTGTTAAccattgttgccaaaaatagaatagctaaaaaatcaccctctacATACACTTATTTTAATCGGTCGCTTTACTTTGATGTCACAGTATCGATAAATTATTTTaacatatttatattttaatctTCTTCAACTTTCTTCGTTAGGGGTCGTGAGTTTAGAATGTTTTCTACGTAATACATCGTCGTGGAGTCCGGCGTGTGGTAGAATGTTCATCAGAATAGATTTTGCTGACCGAATCATTCGCCCCCATATGGGTGGAAGATGGGCAAATGAAAATCTACTCAATCATCGGGTGTTCTCTTTGAAGAttatttgtggatatttttcaatttcttcttCCAGTATTTGGCTTGTTCCACGAAAATTCGTTCCATTATCTGACATAATGCGGTTCGGAACTTCACGATGGGAAATGACTTGTTTTTGCACAAGTAGAAAATGGTCAGTGGAAAATGATGGGGCAATTTCTATATGTACCGCACCAACCGTCATGCGAGTGAACAAAACGCCTCATCGTTTATCTCTGCGCCTTCGGACAACCACTTCAAAGGGGTCAAAGTTATTTATGCCTGTAAAATAGAACGAAGATGTAAACGCTGAAAGTGTCTCCATTGGCAGTCTGCCAATTTTCGGAGGTATAGGTCGACCAATCTTATTTTTGCAGTATTGAAAACTTTTTGCTACTTTACGGACCGTAACTCGTAGTCCTGGTATTCAAAAGCGTTGGTGGACTTTATTAAGGACCTTATAATTATAATACTTACGATGATAGAAGTCCAATAATAGCTGTGTTACTCTATGTTTCTGAGGAAGAATAATGGGTCTTTTCGTGTCAATTGGGATATTGTGAACTACATCGATACGGTCTTTAACGCGTAACACCATGTTTCGACTTGGAGCAAATCAGGATTTGCTACGGgatttcggaaatctcgtgttttgcaaGGAGGTTTCCCGTACATTTTCAATGTGAACAAATCTAtttatttgaggagatttgcagGGAATCTCCTTGCagattcaaatgcaacactgcgtttgcaTTGTATACGGACCGTAACTCGTAGTCCTGGTATTCAAAAGCGTTGGTGGACTTTATTAAGGACCTTAAATTGATAATACTTACGATGATAGAAGTCCAATAATAGCTGTGTTACTCTATGTTTCTGATGAAGAATAATGGGTCTTTTCGTGTCAGTTGGGATATTGTGAACTACATCGATACGGTCTTTAACGCGTAATACCATGTTTCGACTTGGAGCAAATCAGGATTTGCTACGGgatttcggaaatctcgtgttttgcaacgaggtttcccgtacattttcaatgtgaacaaatctacttatttgaggagatttgcagGGAATCTCCTTGCAGATTCAAATACCGGTTATTATTGGGATTTTTTTGCTGCACCTTTTTttaacatctgacaatttcttattgaaattatacAATTTAGTAGTAATTTAATGAAATCGTTTCACAAACTTAATTGCTGGCCGCAATATTTATACTGAACACAATAAGAATGCTAATTGCAATAAACACGCTATCAATAACGTCACTGTTGACAAATAAAAACCCCATAAATCTTAGTGGAAACGGGTTTTGGAGATGatctcaaatcaagtggattGAGGCTCTAGTAGAAACATGGTTTAAGACACCAATTTCATCCAAATGAGGTGAGCATTTAAACAATGAACTACGTGGTAAcagagatttttatacccaccaccataggataggggtatattcgaaatatatatatatatatatatttatatgtatataaattgtGCCACTGTATGACGTTTACAGCCCAGATGCAGTACGCGCCCAAGATAACGGCCCTAATTGGGCCGCTTTTGCTGCCGCGCAATTTCAGTTTTACGTGGCCAACATCGTATCTTTTGGACCAATTAAGATAACTGAATGATTTAAATTGTATATGAAAGATAACTGTTCAGGCTATGAAATTAATGTTTGAAAAAGGTGCCTTGTAGGTGCTTAGTTATAGCCCATCAAAGTCAGAATTTGTGGACTAATTATAAATAAgtggattaaaaaaaataattttgtaaattttatattttttccccGTTTTTTAAAGCTTTAATGTTTTAAAGCTAttaactaaaaaataaaaaaaaattcaactttcTGTTAAATTTTCACCGGAATTCGTATATAAATCTA from the Stomoxys calcitrans chromosome 1, idStoCalc2.1, whole genome shotgun sequence genome contains:
- the LOC131996610 gene encoding uncharacterized protein LOC131996610 — protein: MIVEPKTTQSALKQIKEVFGTIHTKSFPLGTQPWIGMPGQKPVCQPAVVDTCVTSWSETSKILVPNMLRCLAKGTILFPHLVTEGEIALQYHLYIYGCVPASILSACRVSTPHSFAVNALANSTKKEVGNILIVIGSRAVGTLIWTSERQIISSK